The DNA window AGTGGCTAGATGAGTGAAACTGCAGGTGGGTCTAGGAGGGTCAGAAGGTCAGTTTGTCTCCCTTCCTGCTCCTTTGGCTGCAGTGACATCTACTGGACTGGACTGCCAAACAGAGAGAGGTGCCAACACTTTAAGAAGTCCAATGACAATGTGCAGAAAAATCTATGATAACTGCCGACTCTTGTGGTACTACTCTAATAACATTATTTCACAAATACTGAATTTCTTGTTTCAATATGATTATGCCACTTGGATGCAGTTGTAATACCACGACTGGAACGCATTTTTGAACAATCAGATTGCCGTTTCATAGTATAagatattattataatataatagtagAATAATAACACGACAACTTACTAGCAGGTAATGTTTAGTCATTTTAGTATGAAATAATATGCTGCGCACAAAAAGTGGACCATGTACAATTGTTTTGCgctttttgaaaacaaaacggaATTAAAATATGTGAAATGAATACCAAATGTtacaaaatgttcataatgaaCCAAGGATTTATAACATGACAAACATCCAGATTTAAACTTTCTGAGATTGTAAAAATGTCATGTTCACTTCTAAATGTGAATCTGTGAGGTATAACAGTGTTTTGTTAATGACCACACAGGGTATAGTACATTTCAATTATATGACGGTGGGCTTAAAGCCACTGGGGGCCTTATGAGTtgaaaatatattccaaaacgtCACAACAAACAATCCCGGCAGCAGACACAATGCACACAATTCACTTTCTTCAACCTTACATTTCATAATCTGAATAAAAACCTAGATACGTAGATATATTACTACAGAAAAGGGAGTCAAAACCTACTCCAATTAAAAGAAATGATAAGACAGAGACATGTATATTAAACTGACAGAGCATAACCAACACAGTTTCATGGGCAGTATACGAAGAGTTTTATACAAAAAGATCATTAACAAACTGCAGGTGAAGAGAACAGTGCTATTAAAAGATTACTGACCTACTGCGATACAGTGACACCATTTCATTTCTGTTTTAAGAGGACTGATTGATTGAGGCGCGGACACAGAATGCATCTTTTTCCCTAACTATTACATAaaggtaagggggggggggggggSGTTGTTGTCATTTAAAGACTGACATATACAGTTCAAAGAGCATAGGTAACATGGCGACAGTATAATTCACCTTGGCTTTTGGTCCATGGAATAACACATCTCTACACAACACCCCATAGCAGCCCTAGCGACTACAGCGGAGGATTGTTCTACCGTGCAACCTGACAGCACTGCATGACCAAGTCACCCTGAGATTAGTCAAATTTGGCAATTTAACCCCTAAGCATGGCTTTTTTTCTCTCATGAAAATGACtcatcttttcttttttaaattgagaatcatttagaaatattttttttacaaaaggaaCACATGAATATTACactatacacattttaaaaacctTTTAAAGATGTTGGACCTTGAGATAGCACAAAACCAGTTTACTATGCAAAGCCTAATATAAAAGAGCTGTAACACTCAAAATACTTGATTTGCAAGAAATGCATATTACATCATTAGATCAATTGTAGTTGTTGAATAGGAATTATACagcattttaaataaatgttttctttttgcCACCTGCAATATTATTCAGGATGCAactgagcgggggggggggggKGGSGGKSCTTGCTGAGTYRTAGGCAAGCAMAAATAACAAATMAAGaagtacaaaaaaaaagtaagaactgcatacaacaaaaaaaaagttaaattacaTTACAACATTTACATGAAGACACATCTGTACGTAAGCAAGAACTTACCTCAGGAAAATAACTGGAGTCACACTCAATGTTAACTGTTTTGCTTAAAGGAATCTGACAGACCTAATATCCAATCACTTCATTTCTGTACCAATATTTTTTATACACATTTAACTCAAACCTTTAAGCAATTGATAGTATCTTAAAAACCACACGCCGTTCCACCTTTTCAACTCCACAGTATGATACAAAATAAGGCATTTTAGTGGGTATGTATTGGAACCACATTTAATGCTATCATTCTtcttaaaaatataatatatattcatgtatgtatatatatatataaaaacaaacaaaaaaacaagcagGGAACATTAGTGATAAAGAAGTTCATGAAGAGTTAATGAGTATCACTGTGACTCGGCCATCTCCAAGACTTCCCCGGCTGCTACGGTGACTAGCTGCAGGGGGATCTCAGCATTGGCCAGAATGTCCTGGGCGTTACTGGAGCCCTGCTGGATGTTGGTGAGGATGAGGGTAGTGCCGCCAGCCGTGATGATGCTGTCTGACGAACCCGCAGACTCCATGGAGGCCACCACCGCGCTGCTCACAGAGTTCATGACTCCTTTCTTGTTCAGGTGAGTTTTAATGTGCTTGGCCAGGTGGTCGCTCCGCATAAAGCGCTTGGAACACTCCGGGCAAACAAACTTCTTCTCCCCTGTCACAGAGAgaccaaaatataaacacaacatgtaaagggttggtcccatgtttcatgatctgaaataaaagatcccaacaTTTTCCCATACGAACAAAAAacttatttcgctcaaatttggtgcacaaatttgtttacatccctgttagtgagcctttcccctttgccaagataatccatccacctggctgGYgtggcatatcaagaagctgattaaacagcatgatcattacactggtgcaccttgtgcgggggacaataaaaggccattaaaatgtgcagttgtgtcacacaacacaatgccacagaggtctCAAGTAGAGGTCTTCCGATTAATCGGAatagccgattaattagggccgattttcaagttttcagaacaatcggaaatcggtatttttgtaCACCGATTTGaccgtttttttttgtattaatttttttacacctttatttaactaggcaagtcagttaagaaaacattcttattttcaatgacggcctatgaacggtgggttaactgccttgttcaggggcagaatgacagatttttaccttgtcagctcggggattcgtttttgcaaccttccggttactagtccaacgctctaaccacctgcctaatattgcactccacgaggagcttgcgtggcaggctgactacctgttaagcgagggcagcaagaagccaaggtaagttgctagctagcattaaacttataaaaaaaacWATCAATCTTCACAtattcactagttaactacacatggttgatgatattactagtttatctagcgtgtcctgcgttgcatataatcgatgcggtgcctgttaatttctcatcgaatcacagcctacttcgccaaacggatgatgatttagcactgtcgttgcaccaaacctaaccataaacatcaatgcctttctttaaaatcaatacacaagtatatatttttaaacctgcatatttagttaatattgcctgctaacatgaatttcttataattagggaaattgtgtcacttctcttgtgttccgtgcaagcagtcagggaaTATGCAGCAGtatgggccgcctggctcgttgcgaactgtgtgaagtccatttattcctaacaaagaccgtaattaatttgccagaattgtacataattatgacataacattgaaggttgtacaatgtaacagcaatatttaaacttagggatgccacccgttagataaaatacagaacgttccgtatttcactgaaagaataaacgttttgttttcgaaatgatagtttccggattcgagcatattaatgaccaaaggctcgtatttctgtgtgttattatgttataattaagtctatgatttgatagagcagtctgactgagcgatggtaggcaacagcaggctcgtacgcattcattcaaacagcactttcgtgcattttgccagcagctcttcgcaatgcttcaagcattgagctgtttatgacttcaaacctatcaactcccgagattaggctggtgtaaccgatgtgaaatggctagctagttagcagggtgcgcgctaatagcgtttcaatcggtgacgtcactcgctctcaGACTTGGagaagttgttccccttgctctgcaagggccgcggcttttgtggagcgatgggtaatgatgcttcgagggtggctgttgtcgatgtgttcctggtttgagcccaggtaggggcgaggagagggacggaagctaaactgttacactggcaatactaaagtgcctataagaaaatccaatagtcaaaggtatatgaaatacaaatggtatagagagaaatagtcctataataactacaacctaaaacttcttacctgggaatattgaagactcatgttaaaaggaaccaccagctttcatatgttctcatgttctgagcaaggaacttaaacgttagcttttttacatggaacatattgcacttttactttcttctccaacactttgttttgcattatttaaaccaaattgaacaggtttcattatttatttgaggctaaattgattttattgatgtattatattaagttaaaatatgtgttcattcagtattgttgtaattgtcattattacaaaaaaaaaatatatatatatatatatcttatttttttttttttaatcggggCATCGGCttatttggtcctccaataaatcgccatcggcgttgaaaaatcataatcggtcgacctctagtctcaagttgggggagcgtgcaattggcatgcttactgcagaaatgtccaccagagctgttgccagagaattgaatgttaatttctctaccttaagccACCTTCAacgccgttttagagaatttggcaatacgtccaaccggcctcacaaccgcagaccacgtgtaaccacgtcagcccaggacctccacatccggcttcttcacctgcgggatggtctgagaccagccactcggacagctgtTGAAACTGAGTTTGCaatcaaagaatttctgcacaaactgtcagaaaccgtctagGGAAGCTCATCTTTGTGCtagttgtcctcaccagggtcttgacctgaatgcAGTTCGACGTCGTAAATTACTTCAATGAGCAaacgctcaccttcgatggccactggcacgttagagaagtgtgctcttcacggatgaatcccggtttcaactgtaccgggcagacagcgtgtatgtcgttgtgggcgagcggtttgctgatgtcagcgttgtgaacatagtgccccaaggtggcagtggggttatgatatgggcaggcataagctatggacaacgaacacaattgcattttatcaatggcaatttgaatccacagacaccgtgatgagatcctgaggcccattgtcatgccattcatccgccgccatcacctcatgtttcagcatgataatgcacggccccatgttgcaaggatgtGTACACAATTGTTTttacggtatctgtgaccaacagatgcatatctgtattcccattcatgtgaaatctatagattagggcctaatttatttatttaaattgatggatttccttatatgaactgtaactcagtaaaatctttgaaattgttgtatgtttacatttatatttttgttcaatgtctATCACTTCTATGAACTCATTATGTAATCTGTATTACAGGACTAATGCTACTGTactaaattatatatttcaggTTTTCAAGTGAAAAATGTAATGCAAATGTTGACGTGAGTGAGAgtgcacctgtgtgtgttctcctgtgtCTCTGCAGTTCGTCGCTGCGCGTGAACCTCTTCCCACAGTACATCCAGCTGCAGACGAAGGGCCGCTCCCCTGAGTGCCARCGCAGGTGTGCTCGCAGGTGGGATGTCTTCCCGTACACCTTCCCACAGCCCGGAATGTGACAGATGTGCTGCTTCTTCTTGCCCATGTTGGATCCTCTGAgagaacacatacaaacacactcataTATCAAAGAAACACATTYATATACTGTACTTATAGCCAAATAGACCTGAACTTGCGCTGTTTTTTTTGGCCCTTGCGCGCCAATGCTGGTGACCAGTCAACAGTCAAGACTTTCAGGGGGCTAATGGAAGACATAAGATGATTTTGAGAAAGGAATTTTGTTACAGTAGGACTGTGTTAGATTGAGGGGGCTAATTTAGGTAatagaaaatgtatgaaaacatatTTATCTTTCCCATTCATACCCTTATACCAGTAATTGAAACATCATTAGTATAGGAAAGATTCCATCCAATGATTTCTGAGCTCTATAAGCTGTTGAGCACTCTAATCGTAGACGATATAAACAGCGTACACAGTATGAACTCACTCACCTCCCCCCAGCCTCTTTGCAGTTGGGGCAGGTGCAGGCCACCCTTCGTAGCCTCTTGCCCCCCTCGTCGAGCTGGTCCTCCTCGTCCACTAGCCTGACCCGCAGGTGGGACAGGTCACTGGTGTTCAGAGTGGAGTCACTACCCAGCTGCCAGTTCTCTGAGTCCGGCTCCTCCTTTATCTGGATATCTGGAGGGAGACCAATCAATCCAMACATCCATATGAACACAAGCATTAACAATTGCATGCTAAATGGCCTGCAAAAGCTACTGTGAAAAGTGCTTCTCTGCTAAATGCTTTTAAAAAGATTGTGACAGTTTGGCTATGAACAAATTCGAAACCCCTGTTCAAACTTGACAATGTGTGGATGGATAGCTTGACAAAACCATTTGATAATTTACACTCCCTTTAAATCTTCAAATAATTAATAATATGCTTGCATATCTCACAGATCTATAAAATAATCTTAATTACATGGTCAGACAATTGTTTAAAGACCTGCTAAGTTTAGTGTTCTATTGGTAAATGTGTGTACGTTTACAAGTTTGAAAATAATTTTCCTACAAAAAAAACAATGTGACGACATAATCTTCACCGGCGTAAATAATGCCTGTTGCCTCAGGAGGCTCCYGTCAGGTGACTCGATACTGTAAATAGTGCTTCCTGCGGATTAGCTTTTTTTTCAGAACCCCATGGTGTCCTACATACAACCAACAGTGTTCTACACTATCATGGTGAGCATGTCTTATTGATGATGGAGGAGGAGACTGTACCTCCAGTGCTGTTGGTATCCTCTGCCTGTTGGAAATGAATGCCTGTCTGGGCCAAAGAGTTAACTGTCACAGTCTGCAGGTTGGGGATCTGTTGCGCTAATCCCTGGCCCAGAGACAGGGCCTGCAATGGGGCCAAGGTGATCTGCTGGGCTGGGTTGGTCGGCAGCTGGATGTTCTGCAGGTTCTGGACCCCCTGCACCTGAAAGGTCTGCCACTGGATCTGGCCTGAGGGAGTGACGGTCTGGGCCTGGATGATGAAGGTCCCTGGGTTGAAGAGCTGCACGTTCTGCCCCCCTCCTGCCTGCAGCACCTGACCATCGCTGGTCTGGACCGGCATTTGTTGCAGCTGGATGATGGACTGGCCTGTGGAGACCTGGATGTTCTGAACTTGGTTCTGATGAACGTARCCCTCCTGGAGACCAGAGGGATCGGTCTGCTCTGTGGCTTGGGTCAGAACACCCGACTCATCTATGGTCTCAGGCAGCTGGGCCGAGGATGTTGGTAGATACATTTCTGAGTTAGCATTCGAGTCATTTACAGATAGAGTTTGCGAGAGCTGGTCAGCTGTCTTCTCCAAACTCTCAGAACTGTCTACAGGCTGACTGGTCATGATTAGCTGGCCATCAGAAGTGACCCCTGTTGCTATAGTCTGAGCACCAGAGAGGCCCAGGGAGTCCAAGTCCACACTGTTAATGGGGACAAAGGTGATGTTCCCTGGCAACCCCATAGGCACATTAGTGACAACCTGTCCCTGGTTGTTAAAGGTGGAGCTGCCGATAGAAACACCCTGGATCTGCTGGACATGACCAGTCTGTGATATGAGGTTTTGGTTGTTAGTAAGGATGTCTCCAGCCCCTGTCACACTTATAGTTTGAGTTCCGTCAGGCAAGATCTGGATCTGCCCTGTGGCATCTTGGCTCAGAGTGCCCCCCTCCACACAGGAGGTGGAGAAGCTTAGTTGCTGTCCATCAGCTGTCTGAATGTACTGAATGTTAGGCACTGCGTTGGCGGAGGCGTCACTTCCTGATGTCACAAAAATCGGTTGGCTCTGAAGGTTCTGGAGAGGAAGAACATACTGTCCGTTTGATGTCATAATTCGTTGAGTCTGGATATGGACCGCGCCAGGTTCCTCGTTCACTGTGGTTGTGGGGGTCAAAACCTCCCATCTATCTGGGTTCCCTGTTAACTGGATGGATGTTAGGTTTGTAGTCTGTggatgaaaaaaaatattgttttggtgaataaaacaattaatttgCCTAGAAGATGCATCATCAAGATGCAGATTGCAATGTTGTGATTAATTATGTAATGCTAATGTTAGACATAGCAGTGAAATATTGACTGCAAGCCAAATAGTTATTGTATTCAGAAATCTAGCCAGTTGGAAAAGACATGGCATCAAGTGCTATTATtcaataaaatgtcaaatatataatTTATACACTGAATGCATAAAAATCACAAACGTTATGAGTTTGGTGCTGCTTGTTCACACGATTTAGCAACAAATGTGAAGATTGATTTAGAGGCGTTTCTTGACCAGATTCCATGTTTGTCTAGAGAAGGTGCATGAGAACCCTAATTTCTAGTGTGTGATCAAAATATGAGCACACTGCATGAGTACCTTTTGGGAATATCTCATTCACAACAGCACACTAGGCTGAACTAGAGCTCTGCCGACACCACTCGCGTTCTATTACAAAATATAGATTCCTTTTTGGGTCGATTACATACATTCTAGCAGAGCCAGAGGTGGTGACTTACCACTACAGCGGCAGCACCGTTATCCCTCTCTGACGATGGCGACCCGATCTTGCTGCAGGTAGCTGCCAGCAGAGCGAGCGGTGATGGCTGAGTGTCCTACCCACAATGGGCGGGTTTAAAACGAAGAAAGTGGGTGGCCGTTAGTCCGGAGCCACACAGGAAGTTCGACTTTTACTACAAATTTTAAAACGTGTGAACTTCACAAAGCACCACGCACTTACTGAATCCCTGACCGAGAACAATTTCTAAACAGTACCTGATCTCCTGTGCTACCGTCTTGCTGCAGAAATTCGCGTTGACAGCTGTCCAAGGCAGCCATTTCCTCTTGTTTCACTGGCTGTTCTGGGGCTACATGGCACAGAAAGAAGGAATCGGAGCAAAACAAACTAGAGTTAAGTTCAATCTCCACACGGAAAAGGGCAGCACATTGGTTTGTAGTTATTCCACTAACGTTATACACTTCAAGCTGGACTGACCTCCGTTACATTTGCGGTGTGGAGTTGATGATCAAACTGAAGCCATTTAGCTACGAATCATACATAGCTATGTGATAATTGTTGTTGCTAGCATGCAGGCTAATGTTTACTGTTGGCTAAACTGTTGAAAAAGATTAGCCAgtaagtt is part of the Salvelinus sp. IW2-2015 linkage group LG36, ASM291031v2, whole genome shotgun sequence genome and encodes:
- the LOC111959680 gene encoding transcription factor Sp3 isoform X3, giving the protein MTAPEQPVKQEEMAALDSCQREFLQQDGSTGDQTTNLTSIQLTGNPDRWEVLTPTTTVNEEPGAVHIQTQRIMTSNGQYVLPLQNLQSQPIFVTSGSDASANAVPNIQYIQTADGQQLSFSTSCVEGGTLSQDATGQIQILPDGTQTISVTGAGDILTNNQNLISQTGHVQQIQGVSIGSSTFNNQGQVVTNVPMGLPGNITFVPINSVDLDSLGLSGAQTIATGVTSDGQLIMTSQPVDSSESLEKTADQLSQTLSVNDSNANSEMYLPTSSAQLPETIDESGVLTQATEQTDPSGLQEGYVHQNQVQNIQVSTGQSIIQLQQMPVQTSDGQVLQAGGGQNVQLFNPGTFIIQAQTVTPSGQIQWQTFQVQGVQNLQNIQLPTNPAQQITLAPLQALSLGQGLAQQIPNLQTVTVNSLAQTGIHFQQAEDTNSTGDIQIKEEPDSENWQLGSDSTLNTSDLSHLRVRLVDEEDQLDEGGKRLRRVACTCPNCKEAGGRGSNMGKKKQHICHIPGCGKVYGKTSHLRAHLRWHSGERPFVCSWMYCGKRFTRSDELQRHRRTHTGEKKFVCPECSKRFMRSDHLAKHIKTHLNKKGVMNSVSSAVVASMESAGSSDSIITAGGTTLILTNIQQGSSNAQDILANAEIPLQLVTVAAGEVLEMAESQ
- the LOC111959680 gene encoding transcription factor Sp3 isoform X1; protein product: MTAPEQPVKQEEMAALDSCQREFLQQDGSTGDQDTQPSPLALLAATCSKIGSPSSERDNGAAAVVTTNLTSIQLTGNPDRWEVLTPTTTVNEEPGAVHIQTQRIMTSNGQYVLPLQNLQSQPIFVTSGSDASANAVPNIQYIQTADGQQLSFSTSCVEGGTLSQDATGQIQILPDGTQTISVTGAGDILTNNQNLISQTGHVQQIQGVSIGSSTFNNQGQVVTNVPMGLPGNITFVPINSVDLDSLGLSGAQTIATGVTSDGQLIMTSQPVDSSESLEKTADQLSQTLSVNDSNANSEMYLPTSSAQLPETIDESGVLTQATEQTDPSGLQEGYVHQNQVQNIQVSTGQSIIQLQQMPVQTSDGQVLQAGGGQNVQLFNPGTFIIQAQTVTPSGQIQWQTFQVQGVQNLQNIQLPTNPAQQITLAPLQALSLGQGLAQQIPNLQTVTVNSLAQTGIHFQQAEDTNSTGDIQIKEEPDSENWQLGSDSTLNTSDLSHLRVRLVDEEDQLDEGGKRLRRVACTCPNCKEAGGRGSNMGKKKQHICHIPGCGKVYGKTSHLRAHLRWHSGERPFVCSWMYCGKRFTRSDELQRHRRTHTGEKKFVCPECSKRFMRSDHLAKHIKTHLNKKGVMNSVSSAVVASMESAGSSDSIITAGGTTLILTNIQQGSSNAQDILANAEIPLQLVTVAAGEVLEMAESQ
- the LOC111959680 gene encoding transcription factor Sp3 isoform X2 — translated: MTAPEQPVKQEEMAALDSCQREFLQQDGSTGDQPSPLALLAATCSKIGSPSSERDNGAAAVVTTNLTSIQLTGNPDRWEVLTPTTTVNEEPGAVHIQTQRIMTSNGQYVLPLQNLQSQPIFVTSGSDASANAVPNIQYIQTADGQQLSFSTSCVEGGTLSQDATGQIQILPDGTQTISVTGAGDILTNNQNLISQTGHVQQIQGVSIGSSTFNNQGQVVTNVPMGLPGNITFVPINSVDLDSLGLSGAQTIATGVTSDGQLIMTSQPVDSSESLEKTADQLSQTLSVNDSNANSEMYLPTSSAQLPETIDESGVLTQATEQTDPSGLQEGYVHQNQVQNIQVSTGQSIIQLQQMPVQTSDGQVLQAGGGQNVQLFNPGTFIIQAQTVTPSGQIQWQTFQVQGVQNLQNIQLPTNPAQQITLAPLQALSLGQGLAQQIPNLQTVTVNSLAQTGIHFQQAEDTNSTGDIQIKEEPDSENWQLGSDSTLNTSDLSHLRVRLVDEEDQLDEGGKRLRRVACTCPNCKEAGGRGSNMGKKKQHICHIPGCGKVYGKTSHLRAHLRWHSGERPFVCSWMYCGKRFTRSDELQRHRRTHTGEKKFVCPECSKRFMRSDHLAKHIKTHLNKKGVMNSVSSAVVASMESAGSSDSIITAGGTTLILTNIQQGSSNAQDILANAEIPLQLVTVAAGEVLEMAESQ